Proteins from one Niallia circulans genomic window:
- a CDS encoding HAMP domain-containing sensor histidine kinase — MNIVRRLSLLPWKWKLTLGLSLSIFLTYSIFTFFEFHTVSTWLMNQEENDVRQTMNEFVAYLKTDDKTISETKIKNSLTTLEQLNTKNQLIRVIDEDGNVLISHLNGDFPILEPDIVNDEKELKYVSVGEEQSLVYSYPIKSKEFTGEIEIIRLLDSYKLVMKHLAFAMMLFAIAAILISALIGYLMSRELLKPLSIMTNTMKKIKSAGFKERMPVYPQKDEISELSTIFNHMMDRIELSFQAQKQFVEDASHELRTPISILEGHLSMLNRWGKHNPEILEESLKASLDETEKLKKLVLTLLDLTRLDHNRLDQDNLSPEMVNTIIEGAVKDFQMLHSDFKFDVQLQSNQLNGIAEQHFQQVLTILLDNAIKYSGASKEISISTSKKDRLFILQISDKGIGIPDKEIDKVFDRFYRVDKARSRGQGGTGLGLAIAKKIVDYYQGSIQLDSRLGEGTTVTISLPENVTATK; from the coding sequence ATGAATATCGTAAGAAGACTATCCTTGCTTCCATGGAAATGGAAACTGACACTAGGCTTATCCTTAAGTATTTTTCTCACATACAGCATCTTTACGTTTTTTGAATTTCATACTGTATCGACTTGGTTAATGAACCAGGAAGAAAATGATGTCAGACAAACAATGAATGAGTTTGTGGCATACTTGAAAACGGACGATAAAACGATAAGTGAAACAAAAATCAAAAACAGCTTGACTACATTAGAGCAATTGAACACAAAAAATCAGCTGATTCGCGTAATTGATGAAGACGGCAATGTTCTTATTTCTCATTTGAACGGAGATTTTCCGATTCTCGAACCGGACATTGTTAATGACGAAAAAGAGCTCAAGTATGTTTCTGTTGGGGAAGAGCAGTCATTAGTTTACAGTTACCCGATAAAAAGCAAGGAATTTACAGGGGAAATTGAAATCATCAGGCTGCTTGATTCGTATAAGCTTGTTATGAAGCATTTAGCGTTTGCGATGATGCTGTTTGCAATTGCAGCAATTTTGATAAGTGCGCTAATTGGTTATTTGATGTCAAGAGAGCTTCTAAAACCATTAAGCATTATGACAAACACAATGAAAAAAATAAAAAGTGCTGGCTTTAAAGAAAGAATGCCTGTGTATCCGCAAAAGGATGAAATTTCAGAACTTTCGACGATTTTTAATCATATGATGGACCGAATTGAATTGTCCTTTCAAGCACAAAAGCAATTTGTCGAAGATGCTTCTCACGAGCTAAGAACGCCAATTTCCATTTTGGAAGGTCACCTTTCCATGTTAAATAGATGGGGGAAGCATAATCCTGAAATACTGGAAGAATCATTGAAGGCGTCCCTTGATGAAACAGAGAAACTAAAAAAACTAGTACTCACTCTGCTTGATTTAACTAGATTAGATCATAACAGGCTTGACCAGGACAATTTATCACCTGAAATGGTTAATACAATCATTGAAGGCGCTGTTAAGGATTTTCAAATGCTGCACAGTGACTTTAAGTTTGATGTTCAACTACAATCAAACCAGCTTAATGGAATTGCAGAACAGCATTTTCAGCAGGTACTTACAATCCTTCTTGACAACGCAATTAAATACTCAGGAGCAAGTAAAGAGATTTCTATTTCAACATCTAAAAAGGACAGGCTGTTTATTTTACAAATAAGCGATAAAGGTATCGGTATCCCGGATAAAGAGATTGACAAAGTATTTGACCGGTTCTACAGAGTAGATAAAGCCCGAAGCAGAGGTCAAGGAGGAACAGGTCTTGGATTGGCAATAGCCAAAAAAATCGTCGATTATTATCAAGGCAGTATACAATTAGACAGCAGGCTTGGAGAGGGTACAACCGTAACCATATCATTGCCTGAAAATGTTACTGCCACTAAATAA